Proteins encoded by one window of Taeniopygia guttata chromosome 1A, bTaeGut7.mat, whole genome shotgun sequence:
- the CARD10 gene encoding caspase recruitment domain-containing protein 10 isoform X2, whose amino-acid sequence MAAVENVSLQASSLSEQEEEEGSIWEKIESARHQLTRSLNPAKLTPYLRQCRVIDEQDEEEVLNSCRFPCKSNQTGYLMDILRRRGKRGYEAFLESLEFYYPEHYTRLTGREPAQRCSMILDEEGPEGLTQFLMMEVKKVRAQRKEHLLKEHQLQVKNQALEQEQVRLEQQLKELLKVQERCQRLREEWESNSVELLRLKDENYMMAMRYAQLCEEKNVAVLRSRDLQLLVDQLKCKVSSLEEECSLLQKQASAPPQREAEERGHPDTVSELRAENQRLTASLQELQGMLQKPGEGPVPGSEQILLDILEHDWKEAQDDRQDLCQKLNSLQNELQWAEELRDKYLQEVEDLQLKYRTLQKDCDLYKHRMNTVLLQLEEIEKERDQAIQSRDGVQLQYSQSLIEKDQYRKRVRALEEERDELLSKLSQAEGLKSTLEAQLQRCQGSRSLSKMCSSSYSLCSNLSSTWSLIDNPANGLMDTLGTSVTPFPGDSAIQSMDETPDSEKDINRLSTFPFPPCIGSILRRQREERCMPHKSLSCGSFSSIEDSTGSSFPDTLLGAFSSSSSSTYTRVKSEICLSTLSSCKEVARRSLVVQLTSVGHPSHPSPQEKRLGADISILGGNRTGIYVQWVKPGSRVEKAGLREGCRLIELRVPSLKEEVLSLENCTREVAYLSLLHWDEPSSLIFQLDLEGYQPLQAALEEGKKFAGDSFYIRTNVSLLELSDPYALCVKCREILHVTDTMHRGRLEWYCSRVDPLTVRDLDKGTVPNYSRAHQLLKIQEKRQMPGQQKGHKNNLKKRALGQLRLVKSKPQRSPEKPPQQLWLDPCSDPDTNLKPYSLVRPVVVKTPRPVVLLPSCIAPRLIRNLLDLPTSRLDFHVCSAEKLAGGDPSATHAQEQPVYRTAPQDQRESRRIHMIREAMEKNKHCLLELGVEGVRDLIKSEIYPIVIHVEVTEKNVRGLRSLLGKAGQRDSEVLKACRAVERALHALPCSWARVEPQAWSHTEELPKVVRGCIFQEQTRPLWIEEGDD is encoded by the exons ATGGCAG CCGTGGAGAATGTGTCTCTCCAAGCCAGCAGCCtctcagagcaggaggaggaggaaggcagcaTCTGGGAGAAGATCGAGAGTGCCCGACACCAGCTGACCCGCTCCCTGAACCCGGCCAAGCTCACCCCGTACCTGCGCCAGTGCCGCGTCATAGACGAGCAGGACGAGGAGGAGGTGCTGAACTCGTGCCGATTCCCTTGCAAGAGCAACCAGACAG GTTACCTGATGGACATCCTTCGGCGCCGCGGAAAGCGAGGCTACGAAGCCTTCCTGGAATCCTTGGAGTTTTACTACCCAGAGCACTACACACGGCTCACGGGGAGGGAACCAGCCCAGCGCTGCTCTATGATCCTGG ATGAGGAAGGCCCTGAGGGACTAACTCAGTTCCTGATGATGGAGGTGAAGAAGGTGAGGGCTCAACGGAAAGAGCACCTGCTGAAGGAACACCAGCTCCAGGTGAAAAACCAGGCGTTGGAGCAAGAACAGGTccggctggagcagcagctgaaggagctccTGAAGGTGCAGGAGCGTTGCCAGCGGCTGAGAGAGGAGTGGGAGTCCAACAGTGTGGAGCTGCTGAGGCTGAAGGACGAGAACTACATGATGGCCATGCGCTACGCGCAGCTCTGCGAGGAGAAGAACGTGGCCGTGCTGCGgagcagggacctgcagctgctg GTGGAccagctgaaatgcaaagtctccagcctggaggaggagTGCAGCCTGCTGCAGAAACAGGCGTCGGCACCGCCCCAGCGAGAGGCGGAGGAGCGGGGCCACCCTGACACCGTGTCTGAGCTGCGGGCTGAGAACCAGCGGCTCACGGCAtcgctgcaggagctgcagggcatgTTGCAG AAACCCGGTGAGGGCCCAGTGCCAGGCTCTGAGCAGATCCTTCTGGACATCCTGGAGCACGACTGGAAGGAAGCCCAAGACGACCGGCAGGATCTCTGTCAGAAACTCAACTCGCTGCAGAATGAGCTGCAGTGGGCCGAAGAGCTGAGGGATAAG TACCTCCAGGAGGTGGAAGATCTGCAGCTGAAATACCGAACGCTGCAGAAGGACTGTGATCTCTACAAGCATCGTATGAACacggtgctgctgcagctggaggagattGAAAAAGAGCGGGACCAG GCCATCCAGAGCCGTGATGGGGTGCAGCTGCAGTACTCCCAGAGCCTGATTGAGAAGGACCAGTACCGCAAACGTGTGCGGGCCCTGGAGGAGGAGCGGGACGAGCTCCTGAGCAAGCTGAGCCAGGCAGAAGGGCTGAAGAGCACGCTGGAGGCACAGCTGCAGCGGTGCCAAGGCAGCCGCAGCCTCAGCAAG ATGTGCAGCTCTTCCTACTCCCTCTGCTCCAAcctcagcagcacctggagcctCATAGACAACCCTGCAAATGGACTCATGGATACCCTGGGGACTTCTGTTACCCCATTCCCAGGGGATTCAGCCATTCAGAGCATG GATGAGACTCCCGACAGTGAGAAGGATATCAACCGCCTTTccaccttccccttccctccctgcatcGGCTCCATCCTCCGTCGGCAGCGGGAAGAGAGGTGCATGCCCCACAAAAG CTTGTCCTGTGGCTCCTTTAGCAGCATTGAAGATTCAACAG gcagcaGTTTTCCTGACACCTTGCTGGGGgccttctcctcttcttccaGCAGCACCTACACCAGGGTGAAGTCGGAGATCTGCTTATCCACGCTTTCCAGCTGCAAGGAGGTCGCCAGGAG GTCACTGGTGGTGCAGCTCACTAGTGTGGGTCATCCCAGCCACCCCTCACCCCAGGAGAAGAGGCTCGGAGCAGacatctccatccttggagggAACAGAACAGGAATTTATGTCCAGTGGGTCAAGCCAGGCTCACGGGTTGAAAAAGCAGGACTCAGGGAAGGGTGCCGGCTCATTGAG CTGAGAGTGCCATCGCTGAAGGAAGAGGTGCTTTCCCTGGAGAACTGCACACGGGAGGTTGCCTACCTGAGCCTACTGCACTGGGATGAGCCGTCTAGTCTCATCTTTCAGCTTGACCTAGAAG GCTACCAgcctctgcaggcagccctggaggaagggaagaaatttGCTGGAGACTCGTTCTACATCCGCACCAACGTGtccctcctggagctgtcagaCCCCTACGCGCTGTGCGTGAAGTGCCGGGAGATCCTGCACGTCACGGACACCATGCACAGAGGCCGGCTGGAGTGGTACTGCTCTCGTGTCGATCCCTTGACCGTGCGGGACCTGGACAAGGGCACGGTGCCCAACTACAGCAG GGCCCATCAACTTTTGAAGATCCAGGAGAAGCGCCAGATGCctgggcagcagaaaggccaCAAAAATAAC CTAAAGAAACGGGCCTTGGGCCAACTGCGTTTGGTGAAATCCAAACCACAGAGGAGCCCAGAAAAGcctccccagcagctgtggctggacCCCTGCTCAG ACCCAGACACAAACCTGAAGCCTTACAGCCTGGTGCGCCCTGTGGTGGTCAAGACACCCCGTCCTGTGGTGCTATTGCCAAGCTGCATTGCACCACGGCTCATCAGGAACCTGCTGGACCTGCCCACCTCTCGCCTGGACTTCCACGTGTGCTCAGCAG AGAAGCTGGCAGGAGGGGATCCCAGTGCAACCCACGCTCAGGAACAGCCTGTGTATAGAACTGCCCCCCAGGACCAGAGGGAGAGTAGACGAATCCACATGATCCGGGAGGCAATGGAGAAG AATAAACACTGCCTGTTAGAGCTGGGAGTTGAGGGTGTGAGGGATCTAATTAAAAGTGAAATATACCCCATCGTTATCCATGTCGAGGTCACCGAGAAGAATGTTAGAGGACTCAG GAGCTTGCTGGGGAAGGCGGGCCAGCGGGACTCGGAGGTGCTGAAGGCGTGCCGTGCTGTGGAGAGGGCTCTCCATGCCCTGCCGTGCTCCTGGGCCCGAGTGGAGCCCCAGGCCTGGAGCCACACCGAGGAGCTGCCCAAGGTGGTTCGTGGATGCATCTTCCAGGAGCAAACCCGCCCGCTGTGGATTGAGGAGGGTGATGACTGA
- the CARD10 gene encoding caspase recruitment domain-containing protein 10 isoform X1 encodes MPSTCASPSFLIILSFPFILAAVENVSLQASSLSEQEEEEGSIWEKIESARHQLTRSLNPAKLTPYLRQCRVIDEQDEEEVLNSCRFPCKSNQTGYLMDILRRRGKRGYEAFLESLEFYYPEHYTRLTGREPAQRCSMILDEEGPEGLTQFLMMEVKKVRAQRKEHLLKEHQLQVKNQALEQEQVRLEQQLKELLKVQERCQRLREEWESNSVELLRLKDENYMMAMRYAQLCEEKNVAVLRSRDLQLLVDQLKCKVSSLEEECSLLQKQASAPPQREAEERGHPDTVSELRAENQRLTASLQELQGMLQKPGEGPVPGSEQILLDILEHDWKEAQDDRQDLCQKLNSLQNELQWAEELRDKYLQEVEDLQLKYRTLQKDCDLYKHRMNTVLLQLEEIEKERDQAIQSRDGVQLQYSQSLIEKDQYRKRVRALEEERDELLSKLSQAEGLKSTLEAQLQRCQGSRSLSKMCSSSYSLCSNLSSTWSLIDNPANGLMDTLGTSVTPFPGDSAIQSMDETPDSEKDINRLSTFPFPPCIGSILRRQREERCMPHKSLSCGSFSSIEDSTGSSFPDTLLGAFSSSSSSTYTRVKSEICLSTLSSCKEVARRSLVVQLTSVGHPSHPSPQEKRLGADISILGGNRTGIYVQWVKPGSRVEKAGLREGCRLIELRVPSLKEEVLSLENCTREVAYLSLLHWDEPSSLIFQLDLEGYQPLQAALEEGKKFAGDSFYIRTNVSLLELSDPYALCVKCREILHVTDTMHRGRLEWYCSRVDPLTVRDLDKGTVPNYSRAHQLLKIQEKRQMPGQQKGHKNNLKKRALGQLRLVKSKPQRSPEKPPQQLWLDPCSDPDTNLKPYSLVRPVVVKTPRPVVLLPSCIAPRLIRNLLDLPTSRLDFHVCSAEKLAGGDPSATHAQEQPVYRTAPQDQRESRRIHMIREAMEKNKHCLLELGVEGVRDLIKSEIYPIVIHVEVTEKNVRGLRSLLGKAGQRDSEVLKACRAVERALHALPCSWARVEPQAWSHTEELPKVVRGCIFQEQTRPLWIEEGDD; translated from the exons ATGCCTTCTACCTGTGCTTCTCCATCATTCCTCATCATTTTATCCTTTCCTTTTATCCTTGCAGCCGTGGAGAATGTGTCTCTCCAAGCCAGCAGCCtctcagagcaggaggaggaggaaggcagcaTCTGGGAGAAGATCGAGAGTGCCCGACACCAGCTGACCCGCTCCCTGAACCCGGCCAAGCTCACCCCGTACCTGCGCCAGTGCCGCGTCATAGACGAGCAGGACGAGGAGGAGGTGCTGAACTCGTGCCGATTCCCTTGCAAGAGCAACCAGACAG GTTACCTGATGGACATCCTTCGGCGCCGCGGAAAGCGAGGCTACGAAGCCTTCCTGGAATCCTTGGAGTTTTACTACCCAGAGCACTACACACGGCTCACGGGGAGGGAACCAGCCCAGCGCTGCTCTATGATCCTGG ATGAGGAAGGCCCTGAGGGACTAACTCAGTTCCTGATGATGGAGGTGAAGAAGGTGAGGGCTCAACGGAAAGAGCACCTGCTGAAGGAACACCAGCTCCAGGTGAAAAACCAGGCGTTGGAGCAAGAACAGGTccggctggagcagcagctgaaggagctccTGAAGGTGCAGGAGCGTTGCCAGCGGCTGAGAGAGGAGTGGGAGTCCAACAGTGTGGAGCTGCTGAGGCTGAAGGACGAGAACTACATGATGGCCATGCGCTACGCGCAGCTCTGCGAGGAGAAGAACGTGGCCGTGCTGCGgagcagggacctgcagctgctg GTGGAccagctgaaatgcaaagtctccagcctggaggaggagTGCAGCCTGCTGCAGAAACAGGCGTCGGCACCGCCCCAGCGAGAGGCGGAGGAGCGGGGCCACCCTGACACCGTGTCTGAGCTGCGGGCTGAGAACCAGCGGCTCACGGCAtcgctgcaggagctgcagggcatgTTGCAG AAACCCGGTGAGGGCCCAGTGCCAGGCTCTGAGCAGATCCTTCTGGACATCCTGGAGCACGACTGGAAGGAAGCCCAAGACGACCGGCAGGATCTCTGTCAGAAACTCAACTCGCTGCAGAATGAGCTGCAGTGGGCCGAAGAGCTGAGGGATAAG TACCTCCAGGAGGTGGAAGATCTGCAGCTGAAATACCGAACGCTGCAGAAGGACTGTGATCTCTACAAGCATCGTATGAACacggtgctgctgcagctggaggagattGAAAAAGAGCGGGACCAG GCCATCCAGAGCCGTGATGGGGTGCAGCTGCAGTACTCCCAGAGCCTGATTGAGAAGGACCAGTACCGCAAACGTGTGCGGGCCCTGGAGGAGGAGCGGGACGAGCTCCTGAGCAAGCTGAGCCAGGCAGAAGGGCTGAAGAGCACGCTGGAGGCACAGCTGCAGCGGTGCCAAGGCAGCCGCAGCCTCAGCAAG ATGTGCAGCTCTTCCTACTCCCTCTGCTCCAAcctcagcagcacctggagcctCATAGACAACCCTGCAAATGGACTCATGGATACCCTGGGGACTTCTGTTACCCCATTCCCAGGGGATTCAGCCATTCAGAGCATG GATGAGACTCCCGACAGTGAGAAGGATATCAACCGCCTTTccaccttccccttccctccctgcatcGGCTCCATCCTCCGTCGGCAGCGGGAAGAGAGGTGCATGCCCCACAAAAG CTTGTCCTGTGGCTCCTTTAGCAGCATTGAAGATTCAACAG gcagcaGTTTTCCTGACACCTTGCTGGGGgccttctcctcttcttccaGCAGCACCTACACCAGGGTGAAGTCGGAGATCTGCTTATCCACGCTTTCCAGCTGCAAGGAGGTCGCCAGGAG GTCACTGGTGGTGCAGCTCACTAGTGTGGGTCATCCCAGCCACCCCTCACCCCAGGAGAAGAGGCTCGGAGCAGacatctccatccttggagggAACAGAACAGGAATTTATGTCCAGTGGGTCAAGCCAGGCTCACGGGTTGAAAAAGCAGGACTCAGGGAAGGGTGCCGGCTCATTGAG CTGAGAGTGCCATCGCTGAAGGAAGAGGTGCTTTCCCTGGAGAACTGCACACGGGAGGTTGCCTACCTGAGCCTACTGCACTGGGATGAGCCGTCTAGTCTCATCTTTCAGCTTGACCTAGAAG GCTACCAgcctctgcaggcagccctggaggaagggaagaaatttGCTGGAGACTCGTTCTACATCCGCACCAACGTGtccctcctggagctgtcagaCCCCTACGCGCTGTGCGTGAAGTGCCGGGAGATCCTGCACGTCACGGACACCATGCACAGAGGCCGGCTGGAGTGGTACTGCTCTCGTGTCGATCCCTTGACCGTGCGGGACCTGGACAAGGGCACGGTGCCCAACTACAGCAG GGCCCATCAACTTTTGAAGATCCAGGAGAAGCGCCAGATGCctgggcagcagaaaggccaCAAAAATAAC CTAAAGAAACGGGCCTTGGGCCAACTGCGTTTGGTGAAATCCAAACCACAGAGGAGCCCAGAAAAGcctccccagcagctgtggctggacCCCTGCTCAG ACCCAGACACAAACCTGAAGCCTTACAGCCTGGTGCGCCCTGTGGTGGTCAAGACACCCCGTCCTGTGGTGCTATTGCCAAGCTGCATTGCACCACGGCTCATCAGGAACCTGCTGGACCTGCCCACCTCTCGCCTGGACTTCCACGTGTGCTCAGCAG AGAAGCTGGCAGGAGGGGATCCCAGTGCAACCCACGCTCAGGAACAGCCTGTGTATAGAACTGCCCCCCAGGACCAGAGGGAGAGTAGACGAATCCACATGATCCGGGAGGCAATGGAGAAG AATAAACACTGCCTGTTAGAGCTGGGAGTTGAGGGTGTGAGGGATCTAATTAAAAGTGAAATATACCCCATCGTTATCCATGTCGAGGTCACCGAGAAGAATGTTAGAGGACTCAG GAGCTTGCTGGGGAAGGCGGGCCAGCGGGACTCGGAGGTGCTGAAGGCGTGCCGTGCTGTGGAGAGGGCTCTCCATGCCCTGCCGTGCTCCTGGGCCCGAGTGGAGCCCCAGGCCTGGAGCCACACCGAGGAGCTGCCCAAGGTGGTTCGTGGATGCATCTTCCAGGAGCAAACCCGCCCGCTGTGGATTGAGGAGGGTGATGACTGA